From Aquificaceae bacterium, a single genomic window includes:
- a CDS encoding inositol monophosphatase family protein produces MRELEIFLRVAKEASLLGGQVLKEFYRKEDNLVMEKGEKDIYSLADKLSEERIREHIQKHLPDHKIVGEEEGGSADGEYVWYIDPLDGTKNYIAGFPIFGTSVGLLYRGEPIVGAVYLPAFDSLYWALKGGGAFKNGKPIRIRQKAKLKQCYVAYGYPSRAKRNLNSYWNIFREVFDKVGAMRRPGAAAVDLCFLAEGVFDGLLEFELNPWDVVAGSLIAKEAGAKVALTKGFSMGTDVYAGNDLCFPFIQEVLKLNLEEFHELSL; encoded by the coding sequence ATGCGTGAGCTTGAGATTTTCCTAAGAGTCGCAAAAGAGGCAAGCCTTCTGGGAGGACAAGTCCTAAAGGAGTTTTACAGAAAAGAAGACAACCTTGTAATGGAAAAGGGGGAAAAGGACATATACAGCCTTGCGGACAAGCTATCGGAAGAAAGGATTAGAGAACACATACAAAAACACTTACCAGACCACAAGATAGTAGGAGAAGAAGAGGGAGGCTCTGCGGACGGTGAATATGTGTGGTATATAGACCCTCTTGATGGGACAAAGAACTACATAGCAGGCTTTCCAATTTTCGGAACTTCCGTGGGGCTTTTATACAGAGGAGAGCCTATTGTAGGAGCGGTATACTTACCTGCCTTTGACAGCCTCTACTGGGCTCTAAAGGGGGGTGGTGCCTTCAAAAATGGAAAGCCTATAAGGATTAGGCAGAAGGCTAAGCTCAAGCAGTGCTATGTTGCCTATGGTTATCCCTCAAGGGCAAAAAGGAACTTGAATTCTTATTGGAACATATTCAGAGAGGTCTTTGACAAGGTAGGTGCGATGAGAAGACCCGGCGCCGCAGCGGTAGACCTTTGCTTTCTTGCAGAGGGTGTCTTTGATGGGCTGTTAGAGTTTGAGCTAAACCCATGGGATGTGGTTGCCGGCTCTCTTATAGCCAAAGAGGCAGGTGCCAAAGTGGCACTAACCAAAGGCTTCTCTATGGGAACGGATGTTTATGCGGGGAACGACCTATGCTTTCCCTTTATACAGGAAGTGCTTAAATTAAACCTTGAGGAGTTTCATGAGCTTAGCCTATAA
- a CDS encoding Uma2 family endonuclease, producing MSLAYKYRPHYTVEDYLRWQGDWELIEGIPYAMASPRPINQYLLNELGAFLRNVFLQEECSICKVYVELDWYVSFDTVIRPD from the coding sequence ATGAGCTTAGCCTATAAGTATAGACCACACTATACGGTAGAGGACTATCTTAGATGGCAAGGGGACTGGGAGTTAATAGAGGGCATTCCCTATGCCATGGCTTCGCCAAGACCTATAAACCAATACCTTCTTAACGAACTTGGTGCTTTTTTAAGAAATGTTTTTTTGCAGGAAGAATGTAGCATTTGCAAAGTTTACGTGGAGCTTGACTGGTATGTATCCTTTGACACGGTCATAAGACCAGAC